In Callospermophilus lateralis isolate mCalLat2 chromosome 18, mCalLat2.hap1, whole genome shotgun sequence, one DNA window encodes the following:
- the Aurkc gene encoding aurora kinase C, which produces MDPGRQVQRAQEGPDSPSPVSSSTRRRRSSRVPRGPAGAAAGQTRPGIPTRKRFTIDDFEIGRPLGKGRFGNVYLARLKENHFIVALKVLFKSQIEKAGLEHQLRREVEIQAHLRHPNILRLYNYFHDSTRIYLILEFAPRGELYNLLQRSGPLDEQHTATIMEELADALTYCHNNKVIHRDIKPENLLLGLMGEVKIADFGWSVHAPSLRRQTMCGTLDYLPPEIVEGRTYNEKVDVWCVGVLCYELLVGRPPFESPSQSETQRRILKVDVTFPPSMPEGAQDLISKLLRYQPSERLPLAQVLEHPWVKAHSRRVLPPGAQKAS; this is translated from the exons ATGGACCCCGGACGCCAGGTCCAAAGGGCTCAGGAGGGTCCTGACTCGCCCTCACCTGTATCATCCTCCACCCGGAGGCGGCGTTCCTCTCGGGTACCGCGTGGACCCGCAG GAGCTGCAGCGGGGCAGACGCGACCCGGAATCCCCACCCG GAAGCGCTTCACAATCGATGACTTTGAAATCGGGCGTCCTCTGGGCAAGGGCAGATTTGGGAACGTCTACCTGGCTCGACTGAAGGAGAACCATTTCATCGTGGCCCTGAAGGTCCTCTTCAAGTCCCAGATCGAGAAGGCGGGACTGGAGCACCAGCTGCGCAGGGAAGTGGAGATCCAGGCGCACCTAAG ACACCCGAACATTCTACGCCTCTACAACTATTTCCATGACTCTACCCGGATATACCTGATTCTGGAGTTTGCTCCCAGAGGTGAGCTCTACAACTTGCTGCAGAGAAGCGGCCCCTTGGATGAGCAGCACACAGCCACG ATAATGGAGGAGTTGGCAGACGCCCTGACATACTGCCACAACAACAAGGTGATTCACAGGGACATTAAGCCAGAGAATCTGCTGCTGGGGCTGATGGGTGAGGTGAAGATTGCAGACTTTGGCTGGTCTGTGCATGCCCCCTCCCTCAG GAGACAGACTATGTGTGGGACCCTGGACTACTTgcccccagaaatagtggaaggcaGGACCTACAATGAGAAGGTGGACGTGTGGTGCGTCGGGGTGCTCTGCTACGAGCTGCTGGTGGGACGGCCACCCTTTGAGAGCCCCTCTCAGAGCGAGACCCAGAGGCGCATCCTCAAG GTGGATGTGACATTTCCCCCCTCAATGCCCGAGGGGGCCCAGGACTTGATCTCCAAGCTTCTGAGATACCAGCCCTCAGAGCGGCTTCCCCTGGCTCAGGTCCTGGAGCACCCCTGGGTGAAGGCTCACTCCCGGAGGGTGTTGCCTCCCGGTGCTCAGAAGGCTTCCTGA